The Cydia strobilella chromosome 7, ilCydStro3.1, whole genome shotgun sequence DNA segment ATGTAGGTTTTTAACAGCATACAGATACAGTGTCGAAATCAAATATGCATATTTATCGTCACATGTTTGAACGGGaacgaaaagtaaaaaaaataaccacACTAATATTTTACtcgcaatataatataataagcaggcatcgtaaactgcgagcgaaatccattgaagtagtataatttaaaaagtatatattttttttaaaactagggttgtaactggttgtcatacgtcatttcaatggatttcgctcgcagtttacgatgcctgataatAAGACAGCTATCCACCCATTATCAGCGATTTCTGATTTTACTTATATTTGATTTACATTGCTGGTAgatatattttctataaattacCAAGTAATTAGGCTTAATagccatatataaataaaggctagtaaaatataaaagactGACAATATCCATACAACACCACGTACCCATAATGCGTCATCTTTGTTGTAGGTGGCGCTATTTACTAGGTACTAATTCATGAAGCGTTATGCTTATGAAAACTGTCACCTTGCTGCTATTTATGACTTCAACACCTAATATTGGAATTATTTGACCGCTGCCATACTTCTTTGCCATGCTTCTTTGGGCATCAAAGTAGAATTCGGATGTTACGTTTTATTTGAATGGCGACTTATGGCgaataataaaatgaatgaaaGATTGAACTTTTTTTAATCTCTCCAACAAAGCAGTAACGATAGCAACGCAAGTTATCAacgaaattgacagtgacatcgctCGCGTCAAAGCAGCAATAGTAAAGGTAACGTTTAGACGCCAACTGCAACTACATTTCTGTTGCGACGTCGTTGTTGCACGTCGGCgctatatctgtcaatttcggcgctgcattactgccgcgattatgacgttcttTCCGTCGTTGATTTTGTCAAGTAAATTGACTGATACAGCGATGGcaacaacgacgccgcaacagtgatgtagagttagaccaagataactctgcagggAATTTGATAGCGCAGAGCGTGGAATGGATATCATAAACGTCAAATgtgtatgaaattatgacgtttaaaataacactttcacagtctgtgctatcaaatgCGCTGCAGAGTTAGATTAGACCGACTCCAACTGTGTTGACACCCAAACGTCACCTTGAGCGTTTTCActttgtccgatccgatatcggatgtaggatcctacatccgcgtagtcaggccgcagCGGCGctcccgggcgccgtctttagcagTCACGAACACTagaacaagcattatgcctacatatACGGACAAAAACAGATATTATCGCTCCCACAGCGGGCGgaggctccgacatggctgaatttatcggaagcgcctttccgatatggGATGTCGGAAGGcacctatgacaaaaacaactgcaggagagtgccattggcattaagtccgccttttttgcattGTTTATCGTTTTTAgcaataatgatttattaaatgcattaataaatacagagaaacacatatatcttacagtttacttccttccgacatccgatatcggatgggacaatgtgaaaacgctcttacgctGCTGCAGTCGTTTCGCTTTGAGATACAATGAACATGGCGATAAACCGATAAACAACAATGTTTACCGCAACTGTTTCTGTTTCAGAAACATGTGATTTCTGTTTCTGAAAccgtatttttaaacaaaatgtttATAGTGAATACGCGTCTTAATTCTCCTGTTTTGTAAGAACTATCGTTAGTAATCAGCGgtcaacatcaaacatcaaacatttattcagcaaataggccacaggggcacttttacatgtcaatttttacaaacaataaaattaacccaaaattacaaaaaaataattacataaatataaatgtcaaattacacaaaaaaaagaatacCCGAATTCGTAGGTAACGTtggaatttattttctttcttagaTTACCTAAATTATTATGCAACGCTTAgtaaaaccgcagccaaataacacaaGACCccactaatagtgttgtgttcctgccggtgagtaaggttgccagagctcgagggagaggagtgttagggtcggcaacgcgcatgtaactcctctggagttgcaggcgtacataggctacggagactgcttaacatcaggcgggccgtatgcttgtttgccaccgacgtagtataaaaaaaaacacaaatgatTACTAAACaagaacataatattttattattaacgaTTAAATcatgttatattttaaaaaattgaaaaaaaaaaattggtagcaTACAATGTTTCGGTAATTGGGCTAGTAtctctttttaagtattgtaaatacttgtattAAGAGAATACCGCTCTTCCACTATAGGTAAGTTATATAACTATTATATTTGGAGCTTATCAACTAATTTGATTAAATATAAGAGATCAGTGATAAGTCGTCGTGTGAACGGTCGGGCCGGTTCGCTCCACCACCGCATTGAATCTGGaaattaataaaacatacaGTTACATTTATCCACGTATATGTCAATTCAAAATCTTAGATACCTTTTCGTCATTATATATAACCTTAGTTTCATTAGAAccccaaatattttttaatggacATGAATATTATTTTGCCCTAAACTGATACTGCCTAGCAGCTTTGCCCTGGAGGTTCTTAAAATAAGCAAAATGGAACTGAtccgtgtttaaaattagtgTCTACGAATTGTTTTAAatcttttgtgtatatttttcattttttctcgTTAGGAAAAACCCTACAGGGCAAAATGGGCGCTTTCATAGTACTCTAGAAGTacatttataacctaataataacTAATCGTAAACACACTTTAATTTACGTTAAATGTGTTGAGTGTGATAAGAAACATGCAAATAGCTCAAACGTTGCCTAACTGGTCTCATTTAGATTGTTTTAATACGTGTGAGAATGTGAAAAAGCGTGACAATGTGACGAGAGTATGGTACGTTAACTGGTCGTTAGTACCTTCATACCTTGTTTGTAAATTGAGACATTCCACTAATGGCTGCTTAGTTAGCGAGCTCTACaatacgtaataaataaatatttctctgTTTTAAGTAAACTTTGACGTATTTTCTTGGCATATTTTAATAGACTTAACATATAGGTATTTGTGTGATAATTTTGAATTGTAATTTATATTGTGGGTTGGAATTAATTATTCTTACCGTACCTCTCCGTAAATCTCTTGAGAAATATCATGCAATACAATGACTAATAATTTAATAGGTACGTATTTTATTGGTACATTTAAATTATTCAGTAGACTTAACCTGTGATTGTGTGACGATTTTAaactgttatttatatttttgattaAAATGATGACTCTTGCCGTAGAAATACTATTTGGGAGAATTCacacaaaaaaatcgaaaatattAAGTACTTGGATTCCCTTTGGTTCTTTCGATAGTATCTGTTGACAATAATTTCGGCGGAAAGACTTGTAGCTAGTAGCTATACGAGTAATAACGAAAAGGCTAATATTATGAATACAAAAGTATGACAACGTTGAAATGTGTTTACGCCTTAAAATTATGTCGAAATTGTAAATTAGTCATAAACACCGGCTGTTGAAAATGCCATTAAATAAGAGTCCGTAGTTAGCGAACATGTACTTAAGTAGGTGGTAGagtggtatatatatatatatactatacagAGTGGTGTCtactttaaatttaatacctagatttatttacttaacaaatgttatcgtaataaataaaatgatatgAGTTAATTCCAAAACAtttaataagtacataatatttaatcTGCTAAAAACTGGACCAATAATTATGAGCAATAAACAGGAACAATATTTACGAGTTTTACTTATAATATTGCAGAATTTGTAAATAACATGTCATATCAATATACTTTATGTTTCAATAACGACATCGTCAATGTATTTACAAGGTGAACAGTAATCGGAGAATTGCTCTGTTTGGgtattattgtattatgtaaGTAAGCAAATAAAGCGAATCGAATCGGTCGTGCGTTCTTCGGTCTAAACTGATGCCAGTATCAAGGCCATTCGGCATCAATGACTCGATTCATGTCAATAACTGGGTTACGCTCGCTGTTCTTTAATTTGTGCGACCAATGGATTGTAAATGGCCTGTGTAAGTGTGCATTTGCAaaggtcgtgggttcaaaacTTTATTGTCTCAGTATCGATTGTCTAGTAACTGATTTATTACCACTGAATAACTGCAGTTGTTTAGTAGTTACATTAGAAAATATGTAACTACGAGTATTTATATTTCTCAAGAACACATAATATCGTGGCCGAATTGTTTTTAGACTTTGTAccttaaacttaaaatttttCGATCtccaaaacttttatttttaagtacaaCAGTCCATTTAGATAAAGGGTAGAtggataaaattaaaacttgtaaAACACAAAAATGCATTCCTATAAAAAACAGCCTGTATAATGTAGCTGGATTTCTTGACAAAGGCCTTATTAGCAATAACTTTGTTTAGAGTATTGTTATGAATTATTAACCTATCACGTTGAAGAGctcataaatatttgtattttacaaGCTACGagcaaaatattatattaccaACTAGGAAAACGAAAGTGGTTCAAAACTTTTCTCGATGAATATCGTTGGGTAATCCGGAGAATTACATAAACCTTGCTTTAGTAGGCTCAAGGGCTGGATTCAGGTCCATTAAATGGCTTAGGTTTTCCGTGACATGATTTATGTGCATGCGCAATGAAGCCTAGATCTAGATAAGACTGCTAATTACAATTACCTAAGGGTGTTAGGAGCGCCAATCGTAGCCATATTGATAAGGTTAGGCAGGCCATAAAAGAAACTAAGCTGTAACGTCAGGAGAACACTATTATGCACTTAAATAAAATCACGATTTCGACCTGGTTTAAACGTACATTGTCGTAGTGTTAAATTGGGCTGGTAGGCCTTTTAAATTATAGACCAGCAACATAAGGCTTAAGCCCTTTAAATTAGTAAAGATCGTCTTTGTCATCTGCAATGCAACTGCAATGCAAGCAGCGCAGCGCCAGCAACGGAACTGCAGTCCCCATCCGGATATAATCTCAATTTGtctattcagaaaaaaatgGGTGGCCAGAGTTACCCATTGACGTCGTCAGCGGTGTAATGCACGGTGCGCACATTGCCGTCCGGCTCCACCAGCGAGTACATTCCCTTCACGACGTCGCCGTCGCGCGCCTCGAACTGCGACTTGTGGTCGCCGGTGTGCGGGTCCGACACGGAGTACGTAAAGTGGTACTTCGGAGGAGCctagaatataaaaaaatctcatTAACTTAAACATCACACAAAACGCTAATGCCGCCTTTCGGCCCGATGCGAACTTTAAGATATAggtacgtcaaatattaggtctagaaatgatatggattagatgtgtcagtgtcaaaagtgacgtttctttaaACAAAAACGGGCTGTTTGTCaatatttcaagtataacaaatacattaggtatacctatacagttgccatcagatatatcgtagcgcccgaggtgctcacaaatatctggacaagcactctaacgccttgacaatagaggcgtgtttagatatttgtgagcacctcggcctctccgatatatctgatggcaactgtacgtTCCGCTAAAACACAAAGGCAATCCGGTAAATTGACTGAGAAGAACAAGCGCAGACTTTGCTATTGTTTTTAGTTAGTGCTGTATGTACTTTCACAGCGAAATAGGTGGTTATGATTAGTTTGGTTTTGTTTTGTCATACGCCATTGTAAGGCGCTAGTGAGTTGCTCAACGCACTTGGTGTACCAAACAAACCTTACTACCTAgattataattgtaatacttCGTTTTCAGGTCAATGCCCAACCGAGAAGGTGAACAAAAAGAGCCGTCCGGCCGACGCCACCCGCGAGCCTGGCTACGTACGCGCTGTTATCTCTTGCGACActattaaaacatataaaattcCTTTTATTTAGCATTGGAGTGTTCCATTTCACGGTCGCCTCTAGTTATCGTTACGTGACTATCGTACCTTTCGTTAACCGCAAACCATTATAAGTAATTTCTGAAACGCCAGCTAGATTAGCCATATCCTACACGATATCTGCTACTCGGCTGCTAACGAATAATTTGTTTGAAATCCAAGGTCGTTAGTtcgatttttaatatttaatatccgGACACGTAACAATACAACGTACGCCCATTTTCGGCAGGTACATAGTCATTTTCCGCCATGCAAGTACTGCTTGTGAGAACAGCCGCAAATTGTCTGACTGTTTGGACAAATAAGACATTTGTGTTGGTAATTACTTCAAAGATAACGCATTCAATTCAAATATACACTTTAATAAATGGGTACGTGTTAAACTGCTATGCttgtaattttgtaaaaatttaaatgtcaaattatgATGTGGTTCTCAGAACTAATGCACGTTAGATTTCAACTTTGATATTAGGAGTTGGATGATAGCTATCGTTTGTTATAGGTCATGAAGGAGCAGTGCGCCAAACAGTACTTATTGGTTATAAAACTTACGTAGTTATTGTATCCGGACGCGTATGTTGCAAGAGGCTGGTATGCTCCATGAAGTAGAACGCCAGCGGAGTACTCTTCATAAGCCTCGTTCTGTCCGTGATAGTAATCTTCAGATTTGTATCCTGGGTCTTGGTATTCGTAGTGTGCTTCATTTTCGTAGCTCGGCTCATAGATGGGAGTGCCGACATCTCCGATATGACCAGCATGTGAGACATGTCCGGCATGTGCAATGTGTCCGTGTTGCTCGAGTTCGTCGTGGCGAACTACAGTTTGTGACGAGGTCGCATCCAACCCGATGTAACCTGCATGGCAGACGGCCATTAGCACACTAAACAACGCTACCTGAAATGAAGAaggattattttttttaaatttattattttacaggaccTTTATACTGTTGTACATATCGGCCCTATTAAGCCCGCTTCTTATAATTTCAGAACAACCACAGAATCCATATgcttaaatgaaatttaaaattactataatctatttattaattaagcCTAACTTCAGCCAATCTATACACCGTTTGTGGTGAAGGAGGATTTAGTTGACTACCTTTTTGTCAAGAACTTACAAATAAGGCAAGTAGTCAGACTTCGGGGGAAAGCTCGGTTAAATAGGTATAGTATTGAACCAAGCTTCAAATATGGCATTTAACCAAACATTTTGAAAAAGCCGCTATCTACGTAATGTGTTGCGGAGGATTGCAGCTTCTCAAAATAAACGTTTGGAATCCCTCTTCGCGCCTTGCCacttggggctcttcaagggtGAGGGTGACACATTTTTACTGCCTTGACTAGGGTTGCTGGCAGCGCGCAGCGCTGTAGTTGAGCGTCTGTAACTCAGTGGTTTTTCATAAGTAGCATTCATACACTATCAACTTCGTCTTATGACAGAAGAGGCCATTCAATCCCACTTAGCACAAAACTGGACACTTAACACAACacttaaaataggtacctagcACTTCACTATCAAGGGCTAAATAATATATCACTTGTAACCTACTTTGAGACACATTGTGCTGAACCGCTGATGTCTTGATTTGAGGTGTCAGTACAATAATGATACGGTGGTTGAGTATGTTGGTTTTTATATTGGTATCTATTTGCAATAATATACTTAACAGCTTGTGACTACAGCGCAAGTTATGGTAGAGTGCATCTGCTCGCAGGGGTAAGCAACCG contains these protein-coding regions:
- the LOC134742805 gene encoding histidine-rich protein PFHRP-II-like, whose protein sequence is MFTKVVALSAVLAAANAGLLPLHHGATSSQSIIRHDAPVHYAPAHYAPFAHHAPLVHAAPLIHHAPLVHAAPIVHAAPIHLEHSHPKYDYAYSVADPHTGDHKSQHESRDGGAVHGSYSLVEPDGSVRKVEYTADDHHGFNAVVHKTPGHHPAPVVHAAPLVHAAPLAHLAYAPLAHGHHGLHVALFSVLMAVCHAGYIGLDATSSQTVVRHDELEQHGHIAHAGHVSHAGHIGDVGTPIYEPSYENEAHYEYQDPGYKSEDYYHGQNEAYEEYSAGVLLHGAYQPLATYASGYNNYAPPKYHFTYSVSDPHTGDHKSQFEARDGDVVKGMYSLVEPDGNVRTVHYTADDVNGFNAVVERTGPTVHTTTYH